ATGGGTACCTGAATGAGACAGTGGCTTAATATGTGGTAATTTCCACTTGGAAGGCGTCTGCATTGTGGTACTGCACAAAGTTCTCCAAATAGGTGTTGATAAGCTCTGCAGCCTGAGTAATGGCACAACTGCCAAAGAAGCTATTAAAAAGCCTGTCCTCACTAAAACAGATATCCAACTCCTTCACCAACTCAGGAAACTGGCCGCCACACCAGGCAAAGTCAGTGACATAACTTAGCTGCCAGTTATCGCTATGGCGAGTCAGTCCGATTTCCACCGGGTGGTAGCCGCCATCCTCAACGCTGTAGTCAGGATCACGAAAGTTAATAGTGAGCAGTGTGCAATCATTGCCGATGGCTCCTGCTTGGTGTTGTTCCAGATAGTGACTGATTAATTGGTAGAAAGGCTCGGGCAATCTGAGCCTGGAGTAGGTTGTAAGTTTCATGTCGCCTCCTGTGGCGTTTGTAAACTGGGGAATATGGGGGCGAGGTTCAGGTATGGCTTTGCCAGTCAGGAGACTGGTTATTGC
This region of Shewanella sp. NFH-SH190041 genomic DNA includes:
- a CDS encoding DUF2787 domain-containing protein, with amino-acid sequence MKLTTYSRLRLPEPFYQLISHYLEQHQAGAIGNDCTLLTINFRDPDYSVEDGGYHPVEIGLTRHSDNWQLSYVTDFAWCGGQFPELVKELDICFSEDRLFNSFFGSCAITQAAELINTYLENFVQYHNADAFQVEITTY